CATTCCCACGGCCCCCACGCAGCCCGGCACGCGCTCCCTCACCACGGGTTCGTACCGGGGGAACAACCATTCGTTCATCTTCAACGTCCCTAGTAGTGCGTGGAAGACGGACACCACGCAGTACAACGTCCTGAAGCTCGACATCGTGAGCGGCTCGGGCGGCAGTGCCTATCTCAGCGCGGGCACGTCGTTCGACTGCGTGGACCTGCTGGCCTGAGCCCCCCTCGGCCAGCAGTTGCCGGCTGGAGCCCCCCTCGGGCCGGCACGAGGAACGCCCCGCCTGTGACGACAGGCGGGGCGTTCCGTCGTTCCCCGCTCAGTTCATCGTGGTGCCGATGACGGTGGAGCCGGTGGTCAGGAAGGCCGTCGAGGGCAGCGAACCGCCCGGTCCGCGGGTGCCGTACGCCGTGGTGGCATCCGTCGACCTGAACGCCGGGGTCGGCACCCCGCTGTCCCAGTTGTTCGCCGCGGACACCGTGGACGAACTCCGCTTCGACGACCCGCCCTTGTTGCTCACCGCCAGATTCCGCGCCAACCGGGCCTTGCCCGTGGCGAAGTAGAACCCGGCCTCGGCGTTGGAGTACGCGGTGTTGCGGTTCAGCACGATCGCCCCGGTGTTGGAGTTCTCGGTGAACCCGTTCAGCGTGTTGCCCCAGGCCGCGTTGTTGTTGACGAGGTGCGCCACCTTGACGCCCCCGCCGCCCAGCTTGAACCCGTTGCCGTTGCCCTCGAAGGCGCCGTCCCGCCACCGGTTTTTGCCGTTCCCGAAGGCCCAGCTGTGCTCGACGGTGACCGGGGAGGAGAACTGCCACAGGTCGAGCCCGTCGTCGGAGTTGTTGTAGAGCCGCGCCCCGGTGATCCGGTTGCCGGTGCCGGACCCGAACTTCACGGCGATCCCGTCGGCGTTCTGCCCGTGCCCGGCCGGGTCGTAGTTGCCGTAACTGTCCAGGTTCTGCACGAGGTTGTCGCTGGTCCCGTCTCCGCGCAGGGTGAACCCGGAGTCCCCGTTGTTCGCGGTGACGAGGTTCTTGAAGACACCGCCGACGGAGGAGGTGACCACGAAGCCCTGGGCCGGGGAGTTCTGGAAGGTGAGGTTCTGGACGGTCCAGTAGTCGCCGTAGATCCCGGCCAGCCAGGACCCGGCGGGCAGTCTGGACCCGTCGATCTTCACCTTCTCGCTGCCGTACGCCCGCAAGGTGATCCGTGCCGAACTGGTGCCGTCGGCCGTGGACTTGAGGGTGGCCGACGGAGTGTATGTACCGGCGCGGACCTGAATGACCGTGCCCGCGGTGGCGTTCTTCACAGCCGCCTCCAGCTGAGCCGTGCCGGACACGGTGACCGTCGTCGACGCGGCCTCCGCCCCGCCGCCCGACAGGCCGAGATGGACGCCGCCCGCGCACGCGGCGACGGCGACCGCCGCGGCGATGGAGAGCGTGCGGGTCCGGCGGTGGCGTCCGGTGCTGTGACGCACGGAGGCGTTCCTTTCCTGGGGAATGGGGACGCCCTGAAGTCGCCGCCGTCGCCGACGAGGTTGCCGCGCCTCGACGAAAACAATCGAAACTTTCGCTGCTTCTCCTCGCGCACTCATCGATTGACGTGCTGTTTCCCACTCGTAACACTCCGAAGGCGCGCACAGCCCTCAACAGAAACCCCCACACCCCCACACTCACAGGAGCGACATGCGCCCCCGTATCCTCCTCGTCGCCTGTCTCTCGCTACTGCTGGCCCTTCTCACCGCACCGCCCGGTTCCGCCCACTCAGGAGCACCGCCCGTGAACCACCCCAAGTACGCCGGCTATCTCTTCGCCTACTTCACCGGCGAGGGCACCGCCGACGGCGAGCAGATCCGCTACGCCCTCAGCCGGGGCAACGACCCCCTGCACTGGCGCGAGCTGAACCAGGGCAAGCCGGTGCTGACGTCGACGACCGGTGAGAAGGGTCTGCGCGACCCCTTCGTGATCCGCTCCCCCAAGGGCGACAAGTTCTTTCTGATCGCGACCGACCTGCGTATGTACAAGAACAGCAGCGGCAGTTGGGACGACGTCCAGCGGCACGGCAGCAAGTCGATCATGATCTGGGAGTCCACCGACCTGGTCCACTGGACCGACCAGCGCCTGGTGAAGGTCGCCCCGGACAACGCGGGCAACACCTGGGCGCCGGAGGCCTACTGGGACGCCGGCCTCGGCGAGTACGTCGTCTTCTGGGCGTCGAAGCTGTACGCCGACGACGACCCCGGGCACACGGGATCGACGTACAACAAGATGCTGTACGCGACCACGAAGGACTTCCGCAGCTTCAGCGCGCCCAAGGTCTGGGACGACCCCGGCTACTCGGTCATCGACTCGACCGTCGTGAAGTACAAGGACACCTACTACCGCTACACCAAGGACGAGCGGGACCCCACCTCCAGCTCGCCCTGCGCCAAGTTCATCACCGGCGAGAAGTCGACGAGTCTGACCTCGACGAAGTACGACCTGGTCGCGGACTGCATCGGCAGCGGTGCGATGGACCGGGGCGAGGGGCCGACGGTGTTCAAGTCGAACACCGAGAAGAAGTGGTACCTGTTCATCGACGAGTACGGCGGTCGCGGGTACGTCCCCTTCGAGACCACCGACCTCGACTCGGGCAAGTGGACCGCGTCCACGAACTACCAGCTGCCCGCGAGTCCCCGGCACGGCACGGTGCTTCCGGTGACGCAGAAGGAGTACGACCGGCTGCTGGCCGCGTATCCGTCGACGTCCGCCTCTGTGGTGGACGCGACGGCCAAGGGTCAGAAGGGGTACGCGATCGTCACGGAGGCCGCGTCGAAGGTCGTGCTCCCGGTGCAGACCGACACCGACCTCACGCACCTCGCTCCGAAGATCGCCGTGGGTGAGGGCGCGAGCATCGCCCCCAGGTCCGGTACCCGGCGTGACTTCCGCAGGCCACAGTCGTACACCGTGACAGCCGCCGACGGCAGCAGCCGCAGCTGGACGGTCGAGGCGGTGCGGACCGGAAGCCCCGTCCTCCCCGGCCTCAACGCCGACCCCGACGTGCACTATCTGAACGGCGAGTACTGGATCTACCCGACCACCGACGGCTTCAACGGCTGGAGCGGGACACGGTTCAAGGCGTACTCGTCGAAGGACCTGGTCCACTGGAAGGACCACGGGGTCATCCTCGACCTCGGCGCGGACGTGTCGTGGGCCGACAAGTACGCGTGGGCCCCGGCCATCGCGGAGAAGAACGGCAAGTACTACTTCTACTTCTGCGCCGAGCAGCAGATCGGCGTGGCGGTGGCGGACTCCCCCGCCGGTCCCTTCAAGGACGCGCTGGGCAAGCCGCTGGTGGCGAAGGGCGGCTCGCTGCAGGGCCAGATGATCGACCCGGCCGTCTTCACGGACGACGACGGGACGTCGTACCTCTACTGGGGCAACGGACACGGCTATGTCGTCCCGCTGAACGACGACATGACGTCCTACGACGCCGCCGCGGTGAAGGACATCACGCCGGACAACTTCCGCGAGGGTTCCTTCGTGATCAAGCGGAAGGGCACGTACTACTTCATGTGGTCCGAGGACGACACCCGCAGCGAGAACTACCACGTCGCCTATGCGACGGGACCGTCCCCGCTCGGCCCGTGGACCAAGAAGGGGACGATCCTGTCCAAGCGTCCCGAGTACGGCATCCACGCCACCGGCCACCACTCCGTGGTGAACGTCCCCGGCACCGACGACTGGTACATCGTCTATCACCGGTTCGCCCTGAACGGGCCGGGGAAGCCCGGCGGCGACGGTATGCACCGCGAAACGACCATCGACCGACTGGAGTTCGCGGCAGACGGCACGATCAAGCCCGTGGTGCCGACCCTCGAGGGGATCCGGCCGGTGAGGAACTAGCTCACGAAGTACGTCGGGTTCGGGAGCTTGTACGTCTTGTCGGCGTAGCCGCCCTCGAGGTCGGAGTACTGGTCGCCGAAGTTGGCGATGATCTCGTACCCGAGGTCGTTCTCGATGTGCGCGCGGGTGCCGGACTTGTACTGCACGGTGGTGCAGGTCCAGGTGCCCGGCGTGGCGCAGGCGCTCAGGTAGGACGGCGGGTTCGCCTTGTCCTTGAGGAACACGTGGTCGGCGTCGAGGTTCACATCGGCGCCGATCTTCTTCAGGTTCTCGACCGCGGCCGAGCGCTGCGCCTCGCTGAGGCCCGAGTTGTAGAAGACCTCGACGCCCTTCTTCTCGGCGTACTGCACGAGCTCGGGGCTGCCGAAGACGGCCGGGCGGTCGGCCCGGTTCACGTAGTCGGCCCACGTGGTCGCGTTGTAGGTGTAGTTGTAGCGCTTCTCGTAGTCGAGGCTGAGCAGCAGCGTGTCGTCGATGTCGAAGACGACGGCGGGCTTCTCACCCTTGTGGTGCGCCTTGCGGGCGGCCTGGTCGATGTACTTCCGGGCCGCCTTGTCGAGGGACGCGAGGTCCTTGGCGTACGGGCTGGTGGGGGACGCCTGGTAGACACCGTTCGCGTCGGGCGCGGTGCCGTAGTAGGTGTCGATGTCCTTGACCAGGAGCCCGATGTTGTAGGGCTCGTGCGTGGAGTTCGCCGTGGACTGGCCGGCGGTGGCCGCGCCGGCGCCGTAGAGGGCGCCGGCGGCGACGGCACACGCCGCGGTGACGGCTGCGATACGCAATGGCTTATGCATGACAGACGTTCTACGCGCGTCACCATGTCGGGCGCGAGACCCGCCCGGTAAAAAACGGGTCAAGCGCCCTGAGCCGGGGGCTTTCTGCGGTGGTGTCAGTCCATGGTCGCGCCGATGGTGGTGCTGCCCGTCGTCAGGAAGGTGGTGGCGGGCAGGGTGCCGCTGGAGCTGCGGGCGTTGTACGTCGTCGAGGCGTCCGTCGACCTGAAGGCGGGGGTGCTGATCCCGCTGTCCCAGTTGTTGCCGGACGAGGTGACCTTGGAGCCCTTGTTGACCGAGCCGCCGCCGTTGCTCACCGCGAGGTTCTTGCCGAGCTTGGCGGAGCTGGTGGCGAAGTAGTAGCCCCACTTGCTGTTGGCGTAGGCGGTGGTGCGGTTGATGACGATGGCTCCGGTGTTGGAGTTCTCGGTGAAGCCGTTGCCGGCGTTGCCCCAGGCGGCGGAGTTGTTGATGACGTGCGCGACGACCTCGCCGTCGCCGCCCAGCTTGTAGCCGTTGCCGTCGCCCGCGAAGGCGGAGTCGGACCAGCGGTTGACGCCGTTGCCCATGGACCAGGTGTGCTCGATGGTGACGGGCGAGGAGAAGGACCAGAAGTCGATCCCGTCGTCCGCGTTGTTGTAGAGGCGGGCGCCGGTGATGAGGTTGCCGGTGCCGGAGCCGAACTTCACGGCGATGCCGTCGGCGTTCTCGCCGTGGTTCGCGGCATCGTAGTTGCCGTAGGAGTCGATGTTCTTGACGGTGTTGTTCACGGTCCCGTCGCCGGTGAGCGTGAAGCCCGAGTCGCCGCCGTTGATGGTCTTGATGTTGTTCCAGACCGTCCCGGTGCAGGACTGGCAGACGACCGCGCTGTCCGGGGAGTTCTGGAAGGTGATGTTGGAGACGTTCCAGTAGTCGGCGGTCAGCTTGAAGATCCAGTCGCCGTCGGGCAGCGACGAGCCGTCGATCTTCACGGTCTCCGAGCCGTACGCGGTGAGCGTGACCGGCGCGGAGGAGCTGCCGTTGGCCGTGGACTGGAGGGTGGCCGTCGGGTAGTAGGTGCCGCCTCGGACCTGGATGACGGTGCCGGCGGTGGCGTTCTTGATGGCGTTGGACAGGTCGGTCGAGTTGCTGACGACGACCGTCGCGGCCTGGGCCTGAGTGGGGAGAACGGCGAGGCCGGAGCCGAGGGCGAGGGCGGCCGTGGCAATGAGAGCGGTACGACGAGACATGGAGTGCGGGTCCCTTCTCGTGCGGGTGGGGGGATGGTTCACAGGACGGCGTCGAGCCAGGTGAAGACCTCGTCCTGCATGCGGTCGACGAAGACATGGCCGAGGTCGGGCCAGGTCTTCAGATGCAACCGCTCCTCGGCGTGGCGGGAGTGCCAGACGGCGCGCAGCTTGTCGTACGCGACCTGTACGCCGTCGGCGGGGAACAGCGGGTCGAGCCCGCCGTTGAAGAAGAGCATCGGCCTGGGGGCGGCGATGCTTGCCACGTCGGGGAAGTCGAGGAACCGGGGCAGCCCCGGGTGGAGCATGTAGTAACTGGACTGCCCGCGCAGCGTGTTGTTGCCGGGCACCATCATTTCCTTGAGGCCGGTCATCCAGCAGACGGCTGCCGTGGCCTTGACGACGTCGGTCAGCGCGGCGGTCTGCCAGGCGCGGTAGGCGCCCATGGAGAATCCGACGGCCGCGATCCTTGCGGCATCCACCCGGTCGAGACCGGCGAGGAACCCGGCGGCGCGGGCGTCCTCGCGGGCCATGAGACCTGCGAGGGAGGAGCCGAGGTTGTAGAAGTTGCTTGCCAGAGCCTGCTGTTGGTCGTAGGTGACGGGCCCGCGGTCGCCCCAGCCGAGGGCGTCCGCGCACAGCACGACATAGCCGCGCCGGGCCAGCTCGTCACCGACGAACCGGCCGCTGAAGTACTTGTCCGTCCAGGTCTGCGCGGAGGCGAGCCGGGTGTCGTCGTACCAGGGCCGGACCAGTTTCTCCTTACCGATGTCGAACTTCGCCCCGTGATCGTGGAGAAGCAGCACGGCGGGGAACGGCCCGGGGCCGTCCGGGGTGAGCAGGGCGGCGCGGACGCGTTCGTGACGGGTGAGGGAGAGGGTGACCAACTCCCTGGTGTAGCCGTTTCCTTGAGAGCGACTGGCGAATTCGGGTGCGTACGACGTCCCGTCCTCGCGGTCGACGAGGAGGTGCTCCTCGACCGTGGCACGAGCGGTCCGTCGCCAGGTGCGAAAGTCACGGACCGGCGACGTCCCCCAGGCCAGCGGGAAGTCCAGCTCGGCCTTGAGCGCCGGGTGGAAGTCGGGCAGCGGGCCGTCCACGACCCCGGCTTCCGCGGGGCTCACCGCTCCCCCGGCCAGCATGGCCGCTCCGGCGCCCACCACGAACGCCCGTCGGCCCACCGGGTCACCGGCGCTCATAGGGCCTCCAGTCCCCGAGATACGTCCGCCGGGTGTGCACCGCGGCCTCTTCGGCGGTCAGCTGGGGCCGGTTGTCGGGGACGGAGATCACCGCGCCGGGACCGGAGTTGGCGTACTCCCGGAAGCGCATGGTCTGCCAGGGATAGGCCTCGCGCATGTTGGTGTAGGGCGCGACCGGGTCGATCCCGGGCCCGATCCGGCTGTTCCGTACCACGAGGGACGGCCAGGCGGTCGTCTCGTACGACGGCACCCAGGGCCGTGCCAGTTTGTACGCCGCGTCCTCGGCCCCCGAGGTGATGCGGGAGCGGACGGCGAGGATGCCGTAGGGGTTGGCGCGGGCCGTGGACGGGGCGAAGACCATGCCCTTGGGGGTGAAGTCGACGTCCCGCTGGAGGGTGTGGAAATGGCACTCCTCGAAGACGGCGGTGGCCCTGCCGAAGACGAAGTCGACGTCGCCCTCGATGTAGCAACGCCGGAAGTACTGCCGGTCGAAGGCGGTGAGCGCGGTGGTCTCGACGAAGAGGGTGTCCTGGTGGGCCAGGAGGCGGACGTTCTCGAAGTGGGTACGGTCGCCGTAGGTGTAGGCGGCCACCGCCTGGGTGCCGGTGATGTCGGGGTGGTCGGCGCGCAGCCAGTCGTTGGCGAGGGTGAGGTCGCGGACAGTGAGGCCGGGGGCCGCGGAGGTGAAGGTGGCGGAGCCCGCGGTGCCGTAGGTGCCCGAACCGTCCGGCTTCTGGGTGCCGTTGGCGTTGTGGTAGACGATGACCGTGGCGCGCGGGTCCGGGCTCGCGCCGCGCACGGTCAGCTCCGCCTTGTCGTCGGGGATGCTGACGACCTCGCGATATGTGCCTGGGTGCACG
This portion of the Streptomyces canus genome encodes:
- a CDS encoding dienelactone hydrolase family protein; amino-acid sequence: MSAGDPVGRRAFVVGAGAAMLAGGAVSPAEAGVVDGPLPDFHPALKAELDFPLAWGTSPVRDFRTWRRTARATVEEHLLVDREDGTSYAPEFASRSQGNGYTRELVTLSLTRHERVRAALLTPDGPGPFPAVLLLHDHGAKFDIGKEKLVRPWYDDTRLASAQTWTDKYFSGRFVGDELARRGYVVLCADALGWGDRGPVTYDQQQALASNFYNLGSSLAGLMAREDARAAGFLAGLDRVDAARIAAVGFSMGAYRAWQTAALTDVVKATAAVCWMTGLKEMMVPGNNTLRGQSSYYMLHPGLPRFLDFPDVASIAAPRPMLFFNGGLDPLFPADGVQVAYDKLRAVWHSRHAEERLHLKTWPDLGHVFVDRMQDEVFTWLDAVL
- a CDS encoding right-handed parallel beta-helix repeat-containing protein, producing MRHSTGRHRRTRTLSIAAAVAVAACAGGVHLGLSGGGAEAASTTVTVSGTAQLEAAVKNATAGTVIQVRAGTYTPSATLKSTADGTSSARITLRAYGSEKVKIDGSRLPAGSWLAGIYGDYWTVQNLTFQNSPAQGFVVTSSVGGVFKNLVTANNGDSGFTLRGDGTSDNLVQNLDSYGNYDPAGHGQNADGIAVKFGSGTGNRITGARLYNNSDDGLDLWQFSSPVTVEHSWAFGNGKNRWRDGAFEGNGNGFKLGGGGVKVAHLVNNNAAWGNTLNGFTENSNTGAIVLNRNTAYSNAEAGFYFATGKARLARNLAVSNKGGSSKRSSSTVSAANNWDSGVPTPAFRSTDATTAYGTRGPGGSLPSTAFLTTGSTVIGTTMN
- a CDS encoding HAD family acid phosphatase is translated as MHKPLRIAAVTAACAVAAGALYGAGAATAGQSTANSTHEPYNIGLLVKDIDTYYGTAPDANGVYQASPTSPYAKDLASLDKAARKYIDQAARKAHHKGEKPAVVFDIDDTLLLSLDYEKRYNYTYNATTWADYVNRADRPAVFGSPELVQYAEKKGVEVFYNSGLSEAQRSAAVENLKKIGADVNLDADHVFLKDKANPPSYLSACATPGTWTCTTVQYKSGTRAHIENDLGYEIIANFGDQYSDLEGGYADKTYKLPNPTYFVS
- a CDS encoding family 43 glycosylhydrolase produces the protein MRPRILLVACLSLLLALLTAPPGSAHSGAPPVNHPKYAGYLFAYFTGEGTADGEQIRYALSRGNDPLHWRELNQGKPVLTSTTGEKGLRDPFVIRSPKGDKFFLIATDLRMYKNSSGSWDDVQRHGSKSIMIWESTDLVHWTDQRLVKVAPDNAGNTWAPEAYWDAGLGEYVVFWASKLYADDDPGHTGSTYNKMLYATTKDFRSFSAPKVWDDPGYSVIDSTVVKYKDTYYRYTKDERDPTSSSPCAKFITGEKSTSLTSTKYDLVADCIGSGAMDRGEGPTVFKSNTEKKWYLFIDEYGGRGYVPFETTDLDSGKWTASTNYQLPASPRHGTVLPVTQKEYDRLLAAYPSTSASVVDATAKGQKGYAIVTEAASKVVLPVQTDTDLTHLAPKIAVGEGASIAPRSGTRRDFRRPQSYTVTAADGSSRSWTVEAVRTGSPVLPGLNADPDVHYLNGEYWIYPTTDGFNGWSGTRFKAYSSKDLVHWKDHGVILDLGADVSWADKYAWAPAIAEKNGKYYFYFCAEQQIGVAVADSPAGPFKDALGKPLVAKGGSLQGQMIDPAVFTDDDGTSYLYWGNGHGYVVPLNDDMTSYDAAAVKDITPDNFREGSFVIKRKGTYYFMWSEDDTRSENYHVAYATGPSPLGPWTKKGTILSKRPEYGIHATGHHSVVNVPGTDDWYIVYHRFALNGPGKPGGDGMHRETTIDRLEFAADGTIKPVVPTLEGIRPVRN
- a CDS encoding right-handed parallel beta-helix repeat-containing protein, translating into MSRRTALIATAALALGSGLAVLPTQAQAATVVVSNSTDLSNAIKNATAGTVIQVRGGTYYPTATLQSTANGSSSAPVTLTAYGSETVKIDGSSLPDGDWIFKLTADYWNVSNITFQNSPDSAVVCQSCTGTVWNNIKTINGGDSGFTLTGDGTVNNTVKNIDSYGNYDAANHGENADGIAVKFGSGTGNLITGARLYNNADDGIDFWSFSSPVTIEHTWSMGNGVNRWSDSAFAGDGNGYKLGGDGEVVAHVINNSAAWGNAGNGFTENSNTGAIVINRTTAYANSKWGYYFATSSAKLGKNLAVSNGGGSVNKGSKVTSSGNNWDSGISTPAFRSTDASTTYNARSSSGTLPATTFLTTGSTTIGATMD
- a CDS encoding pectinesterase family protein, translating into MRRRIFMAAAAGLVVAVSTPAHAGTRRVLHVRPGDSVQAAVDAVTGPGWTIVVHPGTYREVVSIPDDKAELTVRGASPDPRATVIVYHNANGTQKPDGSGTYGTAGSATFTSAAPGLTVRDLTLANDWLRADHPDITGTQAVAAYTYGDRTHFENVRLLAHQDTLFVETTALTAFDRQYFRRCYIEGDVDFVFGRATAVFEECHFHTLQRDVDFTPKGMVFAPSTARANPYGILAVRSRITSGAEDAAYKLARPWVPSYETTAWPSLVVRNSRIGPGIDPVAPYTNMREAYPWQTMRFREYANSGPGAVISVPDNRPQLTAEEAAVHTRRTYLGDWRPYERR